A region of Actinomycetota bacterium DNA encodes the following proteins:
- a CDS encoding ATP-binding protein, protein MVDLLVERLAEPRRFIQVLAGPRQVGKTTIARQATQQVRGPVHVASADDPSGRDLAWLRAQWTIGRTMARDAGEDGAVLVLDEVQKIPDWASLVKLLWDEDSASELSLRTVLLGSAPLVVQRGLGESLAGRFELIRVPHWSFSEMRAAFSWDLDRYMFFGGYPGAADLVDDRRRWFAYIMESLVETTLSRDILLLTRIDKPALLRQLFQLACAYSGQIVSYQKLVGQLQDAGNTTTLAHYLRLLEGAGLIAGLQKFSGSIVRRRGSSPKLVALNAALVSAPSGVSLRDARTDPEMWGRLTETAVGAHLVNSGGGDEIKVSYWRDRNREVDLVLHSGSRVVGLEVTSGRRKDALPGLRAFTERFEGATTLLVGGQGIPVQEFLSQPARHWVA, encoded by the coding sequence ATGGTGGACCTCCTGGTGGAACGCCTGGCCGAACCGAGGCGCTTCATCCAGGTGCTGGCGGGACCTCGCCAGGTGGGGAAGACGACGATCGCGCGGCAGGCCACCCAGCAGGTTCGTGGACCGGTGCACGTTGCCTCCGCTGACGATCCGTCCGGGCGAGACCTGGCGTGGCTGCGAGCGCAGTGGACGATCGGAAGGACGATGGCCCGTGACGCGGGCGAAGACGGCGCCGTGCTGGTCCTGGACGAGGTGCAGAAGATCCCCGACTGGGCGAGCCTCGTGAAGCTGTTGTGGGACGAAGACTCCGCGTCGGAGCTGTCGCTTCGGACCGTGCTGCTCGGGTCCGCACCCCTCGTCGTCCAGCGGGGTCTCGGCGAGAGTCTGGCGGGTCGCTTCGAGCTGATCCGAGTGCCGCACTGGTCGTTCTCAGAGATGCGCGCGGCGTTCTCGTGGGACCTCGATCGGTACATGTTCTTCGGCGGGTATCCCGGGGCGGCGGATCTCGTCGACGACCGACGACGATGGTTCGCCTACATCATGGAGTCCCTCGTCGAGACCACGCTGTCCCGCGACATCCTGCTCCTGACGCGGATCGACAAGCCGGCGCTCCTGCGACAACTGTTCCAGCTCGCCTGCGCTTACTCGGGACAGATCGTTTCGTACCAGAAGCTCGTGGGCCAGTTGCAGGATGCGGGGAACACGACGACGCTCGCCCACTACCTGCGGCTCCTGGAGGGCGCAGGACTGATCGCGGGACTGCAGAAGTTCAGCGGGAGCATCGTTCGGCGACGCGGTTCGAGTCCCAAACTGGTCGCACTGAACGCCGCGCTGGTCTCGGCTCCGTCCGGCGTTTCGCTCCGTGACGCGCGGACGGACCCGGAGATGTGGGGGCGCCTGACCGAAACCGCGGTGGGAGCCCACCTGGTGAACTCAGGAGGGGGGGACGAGATCAAGGTGTCGTACTGGCGAGATCGCAATCGTGAGGTCGACCTCGTGCTCCACTCGGGGTCGCGGGTGGTCGGGCTCGAGGTGACGAGCGGTCGACGCAAGGACGCCCTACCGGGCCTGCGCGCGTTCACGGAGCGGTTCGAGGGGGCGACCACCTTGCTGGTCGGCGGCCAAGGCATCCCCGTGCAGGAGTTCCTCTCGCAGCCGGCCCGACACTGGGTCGCGTAG
- a CDS encoding TetR/AcrR family transcriptional regulator, with translation MTPSERRSSASRARILEAAYEVVRVRGTTAMTLDAVADAAEVSKGGLLYHFPSKDALLRAMVDRLVGDYTHAVRTHAAADENPLGRSARSYVRAGTDTLRDADVWLALVAALGEGPNLLEPWREVCAGWMDTDHSEGVDIVSSTIARLATDGLWLADVLGVEPVDTKVRAKMLQRLEAMTEEPA, from the coding sequence GTGACGCCTTCGGAACGACGATCCTCGGCGTCCCGGGCTCGGATCCTGGAGGCGGCCTATGAGGTCGTGCGCGTGCGAGGAACCACCGCGATGACACTCGACGCGGTGGCCGATGCCGCCGAGGTCAGCAAGGGTGGGTTGCTCTACCACTTCCCGTCGAAGGACGCGCTGCTTCGGGCGATGGTCGATCGGCTCGTCGGCGACTACACGCACGCCGTCCGCACCCACGCGGCGGCGGACGAGAACCCGCTCGGACGTTCCGCACGGTCGTACGTACGTGCGGGAACCGACACCCTCCGCGACGCGGACGTGTGGCTCGCCCTCGTCGCTGCACTCGGCGAAGGGCCGAACCTGCTCGAACCCTGGCGGGAGGTCTGCGCCGGGTGGATGGACACCGACCATTCCGAGGGGGTCGACATCGTCTCGTCGACGATCGCCCGGCTCGCCACCGACGGCTTGTGGCTCGCCGACGTCCTCGGAGTCGAGCCTGTGGACACCAAGGTCCGTGCGAAGATGCTGCAACGGCTCGAGGCGATGACCGAGGAACCGGCGTGA
- a CDS encoding multidrug efflux SMR transporter has protein sequence MNPWVLLGFAIATEVTATLSLRASDGFKRLGFSIVVIVGYGLSFWLLGLILRELPSGVVYAIWSGFGIAIIAVAGRFLFDDRLPIAAIGGIALILVGILTINLSGAGGR, from the coding sequence GTGAACCCCTGGGTCCTCTTGGGGTTCGCGATCGCGACCGAGGTCACGGCGACGTTGAGCCTTCGCGCCTCCGACGGCTTCAAGAGGCTCGGATTCTCGATCGTCGTGATCGTGGGCTATGGGCTGTCGTTCTGGTTGCTCGGCCTGATCCTGCGTGAGCTTCCCTCGGGGGTCGTCTACGCGATCTGGAGCGGGTTCGGGATCGCGATCATCGCGGTCGCCGGGCGGTTCCTGTTCGACGACCGGCTGCCGATCGCGGCGATCGGCGGGATCGCGCTGATCCTGGTCGGCATCCTGACGATCAACCTCTCCGGTGCAGGCGGTCGCTGA
- a CDS encoding serine hydrolase domain-containing protein — translation MGDRSQIGALPDLPVDRRTVLRTAGTVALALPLTRAATALGLDDELARRPRLGARIRELMDVARVPGLAFAVTRGNEVAWTSALGFANVHKQRRATPDTPFMLASVSKTVTGVAAMQAVQDGLVDLDTDVDDVLPWSLRNPEHPNDPITLRQLLTHTSSMRDDWSVYSRFYTRGDSPVPLGGFLRRCLTSDGDLSGRWFQPVRPGRRYRYCNQGVALAGFIVEAASGTPFDTWCEDRIFDPLGMRATSWHLAGLRREKVAMPSRWDGPDDWTAYGQYGYPDYPDGQLRSSARSLARFLAAFVGFGRSAHGVRILDRDLARHMRREQVPSLEYGQGLIWYRIAMRGRTVLGHTGGDSGVSTRMFLRPADRRGSLVLANGDPRGLAGYRALRTIQGLLLDEG, via the coding sequence GTGGGCGATCGATCCCAGATCGGAGCGCTGCCGGACCTCCCGGTCGATCGGCGCACGGTCCTGCGGACGGCGGGAACCGTCGCGCTCGCGCTGCCGCTGACGCGCGCGGCGACCGCACTCGGGCTGGACGACGAGCTGGCGCGGCGGCCGCGGCTGGGCGCTCGCATCCGCGAGCTGATGGACGTCGCGCGGGTTCCCGGACTGGCCTTCGCGGTCACGCGGGGGAACGAGGTCGCGTGGACCTCGGCGCTCGGATTCGCGAACGTCCACAAGCAGCGGCGCGCAACGCCGGACACGCCGTTCATGCTCGCGTCGGTGTCCAAGACCGTGACCGGCGTCGCGGCGATGCAGGCGGTGCAGGACGGACTCGTCGACCTCGACACGGACGTCGACGACGTGCTGCCGTGGTCGTTGCGCAACCCGGAGCATCCGAACGATCCGATCACGCTCCGGCAGCTGCTCACCCACACCTCGAGCATGCGCGACGACTGGTCGGTGTACTCGCGCTTCTACACGCGGGGCGACTCCCCCGTTCCGCTCGGCGGGTTCCTGCGGCGCTGCCTGACGTCCGACGGCGACCTGTCCGGGAGATGGTTCCAGCCCGTTCGGCCGGGACGGCGCTACCGCTATTGCAACCAGGGCGTGGCGCTCGCCGGCTTCATCGTCGAGGCAGCCTCGGGGACGCCGTTCGACACGTGGTGTGAGGACCGGATCTTCGATCCGCTCGGTATGCGCGCGACGTCGTGGCACCTTGCCGGGCTCAGGCGCGAGAAGGTCGCGATGCCCTCACGTTGGGACGGTCCGGACGACTGGACCGCCTACGGCCAGTACGGCTACCCCGACTACCCGGACGGCCAGCTCCGGTCGAGCGCGCGGTCGCTCGCGCGGTTCCTCGCGGCCTTCGTCGGCTTCGGTCGGTCGGCGCACGGCGTGCGGATCCTCGATCGCGACCTGGCAAGGCACATGCGGCGTGAGCAGGTTCCCTCCCTGGAATACGGGCAGGGCCTGATCTGGTACCGGATCGCGATGCGCGGGCGCACGGTGCTCGGCCACACGGGCGGTGACTCGGGCGTCTCGACGCGGATGTTCTTGCGCCCGGCGGATCGGCGAGGCTCACTCGTGCTTGCCAACGGTGACCCGCGCGGTCTGGCCGGCTACCGGGCGCTGCGCACGATCCAGGGGCTGCTGCTCGACGAGGGCTGA
- the pth gene encoding aminoacyl-tRNA hydrolase, whose amino-acid sequence MNSDLTWLVCGLGNPGDRYARTRHNLGAMTVAELASRAGERLKKVRFVNVHAADFTEGPHRVIVATADAYMNESGPSYASLARKRDIEPANVIAVHDELDLAFGALKVKVGGSTAGHNGLRSLEGALRTPEFHRVRVGIGRPPGRQDPGDFVLRPFSKDEAEHVPALVDDAADAVLSLVRDGLAAAQDRFNRGALPD is encoded by the coding sequence ATGAACTCCGACCTCACCTGGCTCGTCTGCGGCCTCGGCAATCCGGGCGATCGGTACGCCCGGACGCGGCACAACCTCGGCGCGATGACGGTCGCCGAGCTCGCCTCGCGCGCCGGTGAGCGACTGAAGAAGGTTCGCTTCGTGAACGTCCACGCGGCGGACTTCACCGAGGGCCCGCATCGCGTGATCGTCGCCACCGCCGACGCCTACATGAACGAGTCGGGACCCTCCTACGCGTCGCTCGCGCGCAAGCGCGATATCGAGCCGGCGAACGTGATCGCCGTGCACGACGAGCTCGACCTCGCGTTCGGCGCGCTGAAGGTCAAGGTCGGCGGCTCCACCGCCGGTCACAACGGGTTGCGTTCCCTCGAAGGGGCGCTGCGAACGCCGGAGTTCCATCGTGTGCGTGTCGGGATCGGGCGCCCGCCCGGCCGCCAGGATCCGGGGGACTTCGTCCTGCGCCCGTTCTCGAAGGACGAGGCCGAACACGTTCCCGCGCTGGTCGACGACGCGGCGGACGCGGTCCTCTCGCTCGTGCGCGACGGGCTGGCGGCCGCCCAGGACCGGTTCAACCGCGGCGCCCTTCCCGACTGA
- a CDS encoding 50S ribosomal protein L25/general stress protein Ctc: protein MAELKLTADRRDGTGKGVARKLRSAGRVPGVLYGHGVDPVPLSVDAKALYHALHTGAGTNVLVDLEVAGDKHLALPREIQQDHIKGQVVHVDFLAVRADETITVDVPFREEGEAPGVKEGGVVDHHIFELHLECLPADVPNEIVADISHLALGDSLKVSDITPPKGVTILTDPDETILAVVTPAVLKTEAELEVPGEELPEGEVAAEAEAEGEAVPEGEAVPAEGESAESSGDES, encoded by the coding sequence ATGGCCGAACTGAAGCTCACCGCCGACAGGCGCGACGGAACCGGCAAGGGCGTCGCGCGCAAGCTGCGCTCGGCGGGCCGTGTGCCGGGCGTGCTCTACGGGCACGGGGTCGATCCGGTGCCGCTGTCGGTCGACGCGAAGGCCCTCTACCACGCCCTCCACACCGGAGCCGGGACGAACGTCCTGGTCGACCTCGAGGTCGCGGGTGACAAGCACCTCGCCCTGCCCCGTGAGATCCAGCAGGATCACATCAAGGGGCAGGTCGTCCACGTGGACTTCCTCGCCGTCCGTGCCGACGAGACGATCACCGTCGACGTCCCGTTCCGCGAGGAGGGCGAGGCCCCCGGCGTGAAGGAGGGCGGCGTCGTCGACCACCACATCTTCGAACTCCACCTGGAGTGCCTGCCGGCCGACGTGCCGAACGAGATCGTCGCCGACATCTCCCACCTCGCGCTCGGCGACTCGCTCAAGGTTTCCGACATCACGCCTCCCAAGGGCGTCACGATCCTCACCGACCCCGACGAGACGATCCTGGCCGTCGTCACCCCGGCCGTTCTCAAGACCGAGGCCGAGCTCGAGGTTCCCGGCGAGGAGCTCCCCGAGGGAGAGGTCGCTGCAGAAGCCGAGGCCGAGGGCGAGGCCGTACCCGAGGGCGAAGCCGTCCCCGCCGAGGGCGAGAGCGCCGAGTCGTCCGGCGACGAGAGCTGA
- a CDS encoding molybdopterin-dependent oxidoreductase, with translation MHRETTPPPNVAGAAARARRPLRGATIGFLTVAVALGVAELIAAFVGESASPVIAVGGVAVDATPEWLKSFAIRTFGEQDKLVLTAGIVLVLAVAAVALGIGAVRRRAIGYTGVAVFAAIGIASALSRPAASPWDVLPVVLGAAAGAYALSRLLEANDASAAAAGPEMPTAQREIANPDRRRFLLTSLAVGGVAVLAGGAGRALVGRRFDVEASRASVRLPAPSSPAGPLPAGSDIGVGDMQPFVTPNTDFYRVDTALIVPKLPADEWTLKVHGMVDRPLELTYEQLLARPMIERDVTLTCVSNEIGGPYVGNARWIGAPLADLLEEAGIRPDSTQLVSTSIDGMTIGTPVDAVLDGRDAMLAIGMNGEPLPPEHGFPVRMVVPGLYGYVSATKWLIDLEASTFEAFDPYWVRRGWAEEAPIETMSRIDTPRPLASVPAGSLAIGGVAWAQHVGIDRVEVRVDQGDWQQARLAEVPSIDTWRQWSYAWDATPGNHTLEARAIDGDGQTQTSERSEPFPDGATGWHSVVVTVT, from the coding sequence GTGCACCGAGAGACGACTCCTCCGCCGAACGTGGCCGGCGCGGCTGCGCGAGCGCGGCGCCCGCTACGTGGAGCGACGATCGGGTTTCTGACCGTCGCGGTCGCGCTCGGCGTGGCCGAGCTGATCGCCGCGTTCGTCGGTGAGTCGGCGTCGCCGGTGATCGCCGTCGGAGGCGTGGCGGTCGACGCGACCCCCGAGTGGCTGAAGTCCTTCGCGATCCGCACCTTCGGCGAACAGGACAAGCTCGTGCTCACCGCGGGCATCGTTCTCGTGCTCGCCGTCGCGGCGGTCGCGCTCGGGATCGGCGCGGTCCGTCGCCGAGCGATCGGCTACACGGGTGTCGCGGTGTTCGCCGCGATCGGGATCGCCTCGGCGCTCTCGCGTCCGGCGGCCTCTCCGTGGGACGTCCTCCCGGTGGTGCTCGGCGCGGCGGCGGGCGCATACGCCCTCTCGAGACTGCTCGAGGCCAACGACGCGTCGGCGGCGGCTGCGGGACCCGAGATGCCGACCGCGCAGCGGGAGATCGCGAACCCGGACCGGCGGCGGTTCCTGCTGACGAGCCTCGCGGTCGGCGGCGTCGCGGTCCTCGCCGGTGGAGCGGGTCGCGCGTTGGTCGGTCGCCGGTTCGACGTCGAGGCATCCCGGGCATCGGTGCGGCTGCCGGCCCCGTCGAGTCCGGCGGGGCCGCTGCCGGCAGGGTCGGACATCGGCGTCGGAGACATGCAGCCGTTCGTCACACCCAACACCGACTTCTACCGCGTCGACACCGCGCTGATCGTGCCGAAGCTCCCGGCCGACGAATGGACCTTGAAGGTGCACGGCATGGTCGACCGCCCGCTCGAGCTGACCTACGAGCAGCTGCTCGCTCGTCCGATGATCGAGCGCGACGTCACGCTCACGTGCGTGTCGAACGAGATCGGCGGTCCCTACGTCGGCAACGCCCGATGGATCGGCGCTCCCCTCGCGGACCTGCTGGAGGAGGCGGGGATCCGGCCGGATTCGACGCAGCTCGTGTCGACCTCGATCGACGGGATGACGATCGGGACGCCGGTCGACGCGGTGCTCGACGGTCGCGACGCGATGCTGGCGATCGGGATGAACGGCGAGCCGCTCCCGCCCGAGCACGGGTTCCCGGTGCGGATGGTCGTTCCCGGCCTGTACGGCTACGTGTCGGCGACGAAGTGGCTCATCGACCTCGAGGCGAGCACGTTCGAGGCGTTCGACCCGTATTGGGTGCGCCGCGGCTGGGCCGAGGAGGCGCCGATCGAAACGATGTCGCGGATCGACACTCCGCGCCCGCTCGCCTCGGTGCCCGCCGGATCGCTCGCGATCGGCGGCGTCGCGTGGGCGCAGCACGTCGGGATCGACCGAGTCGAGGTCCGCGTCGATCAGGGCGACTGGCAGCAGGCGCGGCTCGCCGAGGTTCCCTCGATCGACACGTGGCGGCAGTGGTCCTACGCGTGGGACGCAACCCCGGGCAACCACACGCTCGAGGCTCGCGCGATCGACGGCGACGGACAGACACAGACCTCGGAGCGATCCGAACCGTTCCCCGACGGGGCGACGGGATGGCACTCGGTCGTCGTGACGGTCACCTGA
- a CDS encoding fasciclin domain-containing protein: MRNTRNRFGVVGLLLVGTLVIGACGSGDDDTDTGAANEPSMEESMGSTMDPMMAEPFGDGCAAVPEDGQGSFDGMADDPVATAASNNPALSTLVTAVDEAGLVDTLNSAEEITVFAPANDAFEALDPKTLKAAMKDPKGLLTTVLTYHVIEGRIAPEDLAGTHTTLQGDDLEVTGSGEDFTVNGTANMICGNVQTGNATVYIIDGILMPEM; the protein is encoded by the coding sequence ATGCGGAACACACGGAACAGGTTCGGCGTCGTCGGATTGCTGCTGGTGGGCACGCTCGTGATCGGCGCCTGCGGCAGCGGGGACGACGACACCGACACCGGAGCGGCCAACGAGCCGTCGATGGAAGAGTCGATGGGGTCGACGATGGATCCGATGATGGCCGAGCCGTTCGGCGACGGCTGCGCCGCGGTCCCCGAGGACGGCCAGGGCAGCTTCGACGGCATGGCGGACGACCCGGTCGCGACGGCCGCGTCGAACAACCCCGCGCTGTCGACGCTCGTGACCGCCGTCGACGAGGCGGGCCTGGTGGACACGCTGAACAGCGCCGAGGAGATCACGGTGTTCGCTCCCGCGAACGACGCCTTCGAGGCGCTCGACCCGAAGACGCTGAAGGCCGCGATGAAAGACCCGAAGGGGCTGCTCACCACCGTGCTGACCTACCACGTGATCGAGGGGCGCATCGCCCCCGAGGACCTGGCGGGAACCCACACCACCCTGCAGGGCGACGACCTCGAGGTGACCGGAAGCGGCGAGGACTTCACCGTGAACGGCACCGCGAACATGATCTGCGGCAACGTGCAGACCGGCAACGCCACCGTCTACATCATCGACGGGATCCTGATGCCCGAGATGTGA
- a CDS encoding ribose-phosphate diphosphokinase, whose product MEIVTKKKLMIFSGTTHPSLAEEIAGHLGVELCDAKLSRFASGEIYFRANESVRGSDVFVVQTHDDPVNESIMEQLIMIDALKRASAKRITAVVPYYGYSRQDHKGMAREPISAKLIADLLTKAGCDRVVSVDLHSGQIQGYFDFPFDHLTALPVLTDYLKNELMLKHEDDLVVVAPDAGRIKTAEKLRKYLSADLAFLYKRRSRTEAHKIEEMAVVGEVEGRPCVLVDDMIDTGGTVAKGAVALAQQGAGPIYAAATHAILSGKAVQNLEESPIQEVVVTNTVPITDEKTFGKLKVLSIAPVISEAIRAVFEDSSVSELFHGDNQV is encoded by the coding sequence GTGGAGATCGTGACCAAGAAGAAGCTGATGATCTTCTCCGGGACGACGCACCCGTCCCTGGCCGAGGAGATCGCCGGCCACCTCGGGGTGGAGCTGTGCGACGCGAAGCTGTCCCGGTTCGCCTCGGGGGAGATCTACTTCCGCGCGAACGAGAGCGTGCGCGGCTCCGACGTGTTCGTCGTCCAGACCCACGACGATCCGGTGAACGAGTCGATCATGGAGCAGCTGATCATGATCGACGCGCTGAAGCGGGCGAGCGCCAAGCGGATCACGGCCGTGGTCCCGTACTACGGCTACTCGCGCCAGGATCACAAGGGGATGGCCCGCGAGCCGATCAGCGCGAAGCTGATCGCCGACCTGCTGACGAAGGCGGGGTGTGACCGCGTCGTCTCGGTCGACCTGCACTCCGGTCAGATCCAGGGTTACTTCGACTTCCCGTTCGACCACCTCACGGCCCTGCCGGTCCTCACCGATTACCTGAAGAACGAGCTGATGCTCAAGCACGAGGACGACCTCGTCGTCGTCGCGCCCGACGCGGGCCGCATCAAGACCGCGGAGAAGCTGCGCAAGTACCTGTCTGCCGACCTCGCGTTCCTCTACAAGCGCCGCAGCCGCACCGAGGCCCACAAGATCGAGGAGATGGCGGTCGTCGGTGAGGTCGAGGGTCGCCCCTGCGTGCTCGTCGACGACATGATCGACACCGGGGGAACCGTCGCGAAGGGCGCGGTCGCGCTCGCCCAGCAGGGCGCCGGCCCGATCTACGCGGCCGCGACCCACGCGATCCTGTCGGGCAAGGCCGTCCAGAACCTCGAGGAGAGCCCGATCCAGGAGGTCGTCGTCACGAACACGGTGCCGATCACCGACGAGAAGACCTTCGGCAAGCTGAAGGTGCTCTCGATCGCCCCCGTGATCAGCGAAGCGATCCGCGCCGTGTTCGAGGACTCGAGCGTCTCCGAGCTCTTCCACGGCGACAACCAGGTGTGA
- the glmU gene encoding bifunctional UDP-N-acetylglucosamine diphosphorylase/glucosamine-1-phosphate N-acetyltransferase GlmU, with protein MPTNKPARSLAVVVLAAGKGKRLKSKLPKVLHPVCGRPALWHVLQAARKARPKRIVIVVHHGADQVAEAVRSWNITPEPVFVEQGEPLGTGHAVMVTKDQVDDCSDVMVLAGDDPLIEGDHVKELLATHRRTRSAAAIITTRADRPTGYGRVIRVGHQLVEIVEESDAGEDIRGIDEISTLFYVFRREDLFLALPLVGTHNRQKEYYLPDTLPILNHEQKKVSVVECDMGGWSGLNDRAGVARVSAIMRERINARLMDEGVTIVDPAQTYIDVEVKIGEDTVVRPLTFLEGTTRIGEGCEIGPSARIVAGRIDDGAEVTFSVVRESRIGPGATVGPYASIRPGTVLDAGAKVGTFVEVKASRIGPDAKVPHLSYVGDARIGKNANVGAGTITVNYDGYEKHPTVVGDDARVGSDTMLVAPVKIGKGAATGAGSAITRDVPAGALGVERSDQRNVPGYRSRKDAEHDRGVRAAKAASTAKAASKKRGTTRKKQSKGERGN; from the coding sequence GTGCCGACGAACAAGCCAGCCCGCTCGCTCGCCGTGGTCGTGCTGGCCGCGGGCAAGGGCAAGCGGCTGAAGTCCAAGCTCCCGAAGGTGCTGCACCCGGTCTGCGGGCGACCCGCCCTGTGGCACGTCCTCCAGGCGGCCCGCAAGGCGCGGCCCAAGCGGATCGTGATCGTCGTCCACCACGGCGCCGACCAGGTTGCCGAGGCCGTCCGCTCGTGGAACATCACGCCCGAGCCCGTCTTCGTCGAACAGGGCGAGCCCCTCGGAACCGGCCACGCCGTGATGGTGACCAAGGACCAGGTCGACGACTGCTCCGACGTGATGGTGCTCGCCGGCGACGACCCGCTGATCGAGGGCGATCACGTCAAGGAACTGCTCGCCACCCACCGCCGGACCCGCTCGGCCGCGGCGATCATCACGACGCGTGCGGATCGCCCCACGGGCTACGGCCGCGTGATCCGGGTCGGCCACCAGCTCGTGGAGATCGTCGAGGAGTCCGACGCCGGCGAGGACATCCGCGGGATCGACGAGATCTCGACCCTGTTCTACGTGTTCCGTCGTGAGGACCTGTTCCTCGCTCTGCCGCTCGTCGGCACCCACAACCGGCAGAAGGAGTACTACCTGCCCGACACGCTCCCGATCCTGAACCACGAGCAGAAGAAGGTGTCGGTGGTCGAGTGCGACATGGGCGGGTGGAGCGGGCTCAACGACCGCGCCGGCGTCGCGCGCGTCTCGGCGATCATGCGCGAGCGGATCAACGCGCGGCTGATGGACGAGGGCGTCACGATCGTCGACCCGGCTCAGACCTACATCGACGTCGAGGTGAAGATCGGCGAGGACACGGTTGTGCGCCCCTTGACGTTCCTCGAAGGAACGACGCGGATAGGTGAGGGCTGCGAGATCGGTCCCTCGGCCCGGATCGTCGCCGGCCGGATCGACGACGGTGCCGAGGTCACCTTCTCGGTCGTCCGCGAGAGCCGGATCGGTCCGGGCGCCACCGTGGGGCCCTACGCGAGCATCCGTCCGGGAACGGTCCTCGACGCAGGTGCGAAGGTGGGCACGTTCGTCGAGGTCAAAGCCTCGAGGATCGGTCCGGACGCGAAGGTCCCGCACCTCAGCTACGTCGGCGACGCCCGGATCGGGAAGAACGCCAACGTCGGCGCGGGAACGATCACCGTGAACTACGACGGGTACGAGAAGCATCCGACGGTCGTGGGCGACGATGCGCGCGTCGGCTCCGATACGATGCTGGTGGCGCCCGTGAAGATCGGCAAGGGCGCCGCGACGGGCGCGGGATCGGCGATCACGAGGGACGTTCCCGCGGGCGCGCTCGGGGTGGAGCGTTCCGACCAGCGGAACGTCCCCGGCTACCGCTCCCGCAAGGACGCCGAGCACGATCGTGGTGTGCGCGCCGCGAAGGCCGCATCGACGGCGAAGGCCGCATCGAAGAAGAGGGGCACCACCCGGAAGAAGCAGTCCAAGGGCGAGCGAGGCAACTGA